The Stenotrophomonas indicatrix DNA segment CCAGCTCTGCAACCTGGCTTGGCGCCGCTACCTGCGAACGATTGACGATATTGCCCTGTGCGTCGCGTGTCTTGGCCTCAAGCAGCAGTTCGGCACGGCCAGCGGCCACCGGGATATTGCGCAGAGCTTCCTGCCCCGGCTGTGTCGCCAGTTGTTCGATGAACTGCGCCGCGGACGTCTGCGCACCCGGTGGCATCATCTCGCGCAGCTTGTCGCCCACCAGCTTCTGCATGGCGGGCTCCTTCAGCAACATGCCCATTTCATTGGCAAGCACGCCATAGCCGCGGCGCTGCTGCTCGCTCAGGCGCTGCATGCCGTTCTGCACGTCATTCAGCACCTCGCCGGTGGTCTGGTAGGTGTGCACGCTTTGTTGCGGGTTGAAGGTGGGCAGACCATTTTCCTTCGCGAAACGTGCCGCCGTTTCCGGATGCAGGCCTGCCGCATTGAAGGTGGTGGCGCGTGCACCAGTGACGGCCGACGCAGCCGAGGCCATGCCACCGCCGAGGGAGTGGCCGGCGATTTCGAAGCTGTTGCCAATGCGATCATTCAGCTGTGTGGCAAGTGACATGGCGCGATCGTAGTAGTCGCTTCGCATCCCAATGCCTTGCTGCCCATTGTTCAGAAAATCTTCACCACCAGACTCGCGCCATCCATTCGGTGCAAGAGGGTCGACGATCTTACCGGTGGAGCCTTTGTAGACCACCACCGGCTTTGCGTCTGTACCGAAAAGCTCTTTGTCGGGAATATATATCTCCGCGCGGAATCCAGACTGCGGCGGTTGCAGAAGCTCGCGCAACTCTTCGTCAGACATGTTGATGCCTGCAGCGCGCAGCGCATCCGGATCGGAGCTGCCGCGCGTCCATCCCACGGGAGGCGCACCTTCGTGCTTGGCTGATTGATAGACATCAGCTGCGAGACCAGACATTTCACGTGCGTGATAGGTCTCCTGAAGACGATCAGCCTCTCTGTCATTGCCGCTTTCCCGCAGCTGTTGAACGAGAAGATTCTGCTCCTGGAGGGCGCGCACGCGCGCCTCGATGTCGGTTCCATTCATGGCAAACTCCATTGCGCCGGGCACGGGCTTGAGCACGCGATGCTTATCGATTATCAGAACTTTTTGCTAATGTCACGCTTCAGCCCAATCATCAGGATGATAATGCCCATTCACTTTCACAAATGTGTGCAGAAGGCCCTCCTCTCCGCGGCTTGTCTCACACTTTTGCTGATCAGCGGCTGCGCGGCATCATCGAGTCATGGAGCAGACCAGTACTTTGAAGGAAAGGCTCTGCAGCTGGCCATCGCCACGGAAAGCGGCGATTCAAAGGCTATTCACCGCCTCATCGGTGAAGAAGGGGTCGATCCGGACAAGACGTTCTCGCGCGAAGACGGGATTCCCATGGCCGCCTGGCCTCTACGCGCAGGCAATCTGGACGGCCTCCGCACACTTCTGGAAAACGGCGCAGATCCAAATGCCCGCGCCTACAAGGTCGTGGATGGCCGCAGACTTGGCTACAACAACGCCATGGTCTATGCCGCAAAGCTGGACGACCCGCGATACCTGCAATTGCTGCTTCAGCACGGTGGAGACCCCAACACGCGGAACTCAGCGGGCGAAACGTTGCTGTTTCAAGCCTTCATTGCGGGCAATCAGTGGGAAAACGTGAAACTGCTGATTGAGAATGGAGCGAACATCAATGAATCCAATCGCGGCACCGCCGACACAGTACTGAGCTGGTACACCACCCGGGGTGGATTCGAGCATGCCTATTGGCTGCTGGAACACGGGGCAGACCCTACGGTACTGCTGAAATCCTCCGTCGGTGACCCCGACAGAATGCTGATCGCCGAGCACATTTTCTGGGGCATCACCACACCCGATCTTCTGCCATGGCAGAAGAAGTGCCAGCAGTGGCTCGTCGCACGCGACATCCCTCGTCCTCCGATGCCGAAAGGCATCCGCGACAAACGTGAAGCCTTCGGCTTCCCCACGAAGGAAGAAGACATCCCCCTGCTGTAGTTCCTGTATCAGAGGCCGGAAAGCAGCACGCAGTCATCCGGCAGGTGCATCCGCACCCTGCCCGCCACGCATTCGATGCGGAAGCGGCGTGCCTGCACTGGTTCGCCGTCCAGGTTCAAGGTCAGCGGCTGCGGTGCGTCGATCTGCAGCCACGGCAGCTGCGCGCGCGTGGCGACGCGTTCCAGCGCCGCTTCCTTGCCACCGGTCAGCATCTGCCCAAGGGTGGCGGCGACTTCACCCTCCAATTCCGGCACCACGGTGACGTCCAGCAGGCCGTCATCGATCAGTGCCTGCGGGCACAGCTGCTGACCACCACCCGCCTGGCGGCCGTTGCCGATACCCAGCGCGATGAACCCACCTTCCCACTGGAAATCCGGCCCACTCAGGCGCGCGGTGATCGGTTCGATGCGACCAAGCTTGGCGATGCCGGTAATGACATACGCCAGACCGCCGAGCATCTTCTTCAAGCCCGCATCGGTTTCCACCGTGACCTGGGTACCGAAGCCGCCGCTGGCGAGGTTGGCGCACCACCACGGCTTGCCGTCGGCATCAACACGCAGCAGGTCCATCGGACGTGGCGTGGTGCCGGCAATCAGTGCGAAGGCCTCCTGCGGCTCCACCGGAATGCCCGCAGCGGTTGCGAAATCGTTGGCGGTGCCCATCGGCACCAGCGCCAGCGACGGCAGCGCATCAGCTGGCTCGTCACGATGCGCCAGCGTCTCGGCCACCGCGCTGAGCGTGCCGTCGCCACCGGCCGCCACGATCACGTCCACGCCGTGGTCGATGGCCTCGGCCACGTAGCGCTCGGCGTCACCGTCTTCCCAGGTCACCCGCACTTCCAGGTGCACGCCACGGTCGCGCCAGTGGCCCACGGCATCGCGCAGGTCATCGTTTCCTGCGGACTTGCCGTTGAGGATCAGGCGCCAGCGCGGTGTGCTCATGCAGTTCTTCCAGGGGAAAGGCGGCACAGGCTAGCAATCGCGCGTTCGGGGTCAGTGAAAGACGGTGGCAACCGTTCAGGTCAGATGATTGCGCTCGCCAATGCGGGATGTCATGCAGGTGTCATCGGCGGCCCGGAGAATGGAAGGCCATAGCAGGGACGACGGATGGAGGCAGGATCAGCCTCCCACGCATGCAGCAGGGCCACGCCAGTGTTTGGCGTGGCTTTTTTTTTGCCTGCCATGCGTGGATGCATTCCGCCTCAACCGTTGGCGAAATCGTGCAGCGCCTCGCCTTCCAGCCGGTACACCGTCCACTCGTCCTGCGGCTTGGCGCCTGCGGCGGTGTAGAAGTCGATGGCCGGGGTGTTCCAGTCCAGCACCGACCACTCGAAGCGGCCGCAACCTTCAGCCACCGCCTGCCGGGCGATGTACTTCAGCAGCGCCTTGCCCGCACCGGAACCACGCTTTTCCGGGCTCACGTACAGGTCTTCGAGGTAGATGCCCTTGCGGCCCAGCCAGGTGGAATAGTTGTAGAAATACACCGCGTAGCCGATGGCTTCGCCGTTCGCCTCGCAGACCAGCGCGCGGGCGGTGGCGTCGGCGCCGAACAGGCTTTCGGCGATGCCGATTTCATCGGTCTGCACCGAATGCTCGGCCTTCTCGTAGATCGCCAGTTCACGGATGAAGCGCAGGATCAGGCCAGCGTCGGCAACGGTGGCCGGGCGGATGTTCAACACGGCCACCGTGTTCATGGCTCAGCCCCGTGCCGCAGCGACGTTGGCGCGCATCTGCGCGATCACATCCTGGTAGCTGGTCTTGGCGTTGAAGATGGCCGAGCCGGCGACGAACGTATCGGCGCCAGCGGCGGCGATCTCACCGATGTTGTCGGCCTTCACGCCACCGTCGATCTCCAAGCGGATGTCACGGCCGCTGGCATCGATCTTCTGGCGCACCACGCGCAGCTTGTCCAATGCCGACGGAATGAACGCCTGGCCGCCGAAGCCCGGGTTGACCGACATCAGCAGCACCAGGTCGAGGTCGTCCAGCACCCAGTCGAGGATGTCCACCGGTGTGGCCGGGTTGAGTACGATGCCCGGCTTGCAGCCCAGCGAGCGGATCAGCTGGATGGTGCGGTGCACGTGGCGGCTGGCCTCCGGGTGGAAGCTGATGTAGGTGGCGCCGGCCTCGGCGAAATCCGGGATGATGCGGTCCACCGGTTCGACCATCAGGTGCACGTCGATCGGTGCGGTGACGCCGTGCTTGCGCAGCGCCTGGCAGACCATCGGGCCGATGGTCAGGTTGGGCACGTAGTGGTTGTCCATCACATCGAAATGGACCCAGTCCGCACCTGCGGCCAGGACGTTGTCGACTTCCTCGCCGAGGCGGGCGAAGTTGGCCGAGAGGATGGAAGGAGCGATGAGGCAATTGGACATGGCCGGGGCCTTCGGAACGGGGAAAGGGGTCTCCCGCCCGCAGGCGGGGCAATGGGGTCAGCGCTTGCGCAGGGTCTTGATGCGGTCGTAGGCGGCGTTGATGCGCCGCGACTTCTGCTCGGCCTGCTGCTGCAGCTCGGGGGCGGCGCCGCCCAGCTTGTCGGGGTGGTACTGGGAGATCAGCTTGCGGTAGGCGCGCTCGACCTCGGCATCGGTGGCCTCGGAGGTCAGCCCCAGTTCGCGGTAGGGGTTCTCCTTGTTCAGGCGGAACCAGTCCGAGTCGAAAGCGTGGCCGATCAACAGGCCGACCACCGCGCCGAACAGCGGATTGGGCCGGAACAGCAGGGCCCCGGCGATGAATCCGAGCAGTTTTCCGTACCAGCGCATGGCGCTCCGGGGTCGGCCGACGAAATGGACGCTCATTTTACGTCACAGCGGGCCCGGACCGCTTTACACTAGGCCGCCCGCTGGTCAGCGGGCCCGCCGGGTCCGTTGGGCAGCCGTATCGACGAAGCCCCAGGAGTGCCCGTGCCAACCACGCTGTTGCAATCCGATCTCCCCGGCCTGCCCTTGCGCCACCGCGGCAAGGTGCGTGATGTGTTCGATATCCCGCGCGAGCGGCTGCCGGCCGGTACCCCGCCGGGGGACTACCTTTTGATGGTCGCCACCGATCGCCTGTCGGCGTTCGATGTGGTCCTGCCCGACCCGATCCCGGGCAAGGGCGAGATGCTCTGCCAGGTGTCCAACTTCTGGTTCGCCAAGACCGCGCACCTGATGCCCAACCACCTGACCGGCATCGATGTGGCCAGCGTGCTGCCCGAAGGCGTGGACGCGGCCCTGTACGCCAAGCGCGCGGTGGTCACCCGCAAGCTGAAGCCGGTACCGGTGGAAGCGATCGCTCGCGGCTACCTGATCGGCAGCGGCTGGAAGGATTACCAGCGCACCGGCAAGGTCAGCGGCATCGACCTGCCCGACGGCCTGCGCCAGGCCGAGCAGCTGCCCGAGCCGATCTTCACGCCCTCGACCAAGGCCGCCGTTGGCGACCATGACGAGAACATCGACTTCGACGCGATGGTGAAGACGGTCGGTGCGGAGATGGCCGAGCGCGTGCGCGACGCCACCCTGCGCATCTACAAGTTCGCGGCCGATTACGCGCGAGAGCGCGGCATCATCCTGGCCGACACCAAGTTCGAGTTCGGTACCGACGCCGACGGTCGCCTATACATCATGGACGAGATGCTGACGCCGGATTCCTCGCGCTACTGGCCGGCCGACGAGTACGAGGTGGGCACCAGCCCGCCGAGCTATGACAAGCAGTTCGTCCGTGACTACCTGGAGACGCTGGACTGGGGCAAGACCGCCCCGGGCCCGAGCATCCCGGCCGAGATCATCGAGCGCACCCGCGCCAAGTACGCCGAGGCGCTACAGCGCCTGGCCGGGATCAGCGTCGACTGATTCCCGTGCGCCCCCGGCCGGCTTGGCTGGGGGCGTTCTGAATGCGGTAGTGCCGGCCGCTGGCCGGCAACCTCGGCGGACCTGCAGCCAGGCATGGCCTGGCTCTACTGGCGGTTGGCAGTGCCGGTCGCTGGCCGGCAACCCCGGCGAAACTGCAGCCAGGCATGGCCTGGCTCTACTGCCGGCCCCGCCCGGGGTATGCTGGCCACATGCAGACCACCACCCAGCTTGCGCGGCCGATCGACCGCTATTTCGCCAGCTACTCCGACGATCACCGCAATGTGGTCAACCAGCGCATCCACGTGGTGGCGGTGCCGGCGATCCTGTGGTCGGTGGTGGCCCTGCTGTGGTGCGTTCCGCCGCTGATCACCTGGTTCCAGTACGGCATCTGGTCGGCGTTCGCGATGTTCAGCGCCTGGTGCTTCTACAACAAACTGTCGCGTCCGCTGGGCATCGGCATGCTCATCCAGTTCTTCGTGTTCGGTTGCCTGTGCCGGCTGCTGGAAGCGGAAATTGGTCTGCATAACCTGCGCTCGCTGGCCATCGGCGTCTTCGTCGTCGCCTGGATCGCGCAGTTCATCGGCCACAAGTTCGAAGGCCGCAAGCCCAGCTTCCTGACCGACCTGACCTACCTGCTGATCGGCCCGGCCTGGGTGATGGCCAAGGCCTATCGCAAGCTCGACTGGCGCTACTGACCTGCGTCGTTGCATCGACGCCTCCGTTTCCTGAACGGGCGGATGCTGATACCCGCACTGCACGGTGCCGCTGCCAGCCTGCCGCGGTGACCTCCCTACCTGGTCCCGGGCGGCGGCTGCGGTCCCTGTGCGACAGGGGCTGCGCACACCTTGCACGGGCGCAGGGTGCACCCGCCAACCGGCTCCAGACGCTCATCCGCGCGGCATGCTGCGCCGCCAAAAAGATGAATCAGCGCACGTTACATGCAATTGATCGCTGTTCAATGGGTTTCGGCGACATTTGGCGGCCTGTTATGCTCCCTGACCTGCTCGTGAATCATGGATTCCCTGCATGCTCCCCAGCCTGCCCCTGCTGCTGGCCCTGCCGTTCCTCATGGCAGTGGCTGTCGCAGCCTTCCCCCGTAGTTCGCGCTCGACTGCTGCCTGGCTGGCGGCGCTGGCGCCGTTGGGCGGGCTGGCGATCCTCGCCTGGCTGACCCCATCGGTGCTAGATGGCCAGGTAGTGCGGACGATGGTGCCGTGGCTGCCGCAGATCGGTCTGGACTTCGCCCTGCGCCTGGATGGCCTGGCCTGGATGTTCGCGGGGCTGGTGCTGGGCATCGGCGCGCTGGTGGTGCTGTATGCGCGCTACTACCTCAGCAGCCAGGACAACGCGCACCGCTTCTATACCTACCTGTTGCTGTTCATGGGCGCCATGCTGGGCATGGTGCTGTCGGGCAACCTGTTGCTGCTGATGGTCTTCTGGGAAATGACCAGCATCAGCTCGTTCCTGCTGATCGGTTTCTGGTCGCATCGCCAGGACGCGCGCGAGGGCGCGCGGATGGCGTTGGTGATCACCGGTGGCGGCGGCCTGGCGCTGCTGGCCGGCGTGCTGCTGATCGGCCGCATCGTCGGCAGCTTCGACCTGGATGTGGTACTGGCCGCCGGCGAGCAGATCCGCGCCAGCGCGCTGTATCCCTACGCACTGTTCCTGGTGCTGGCGGGCATCTTCACAAAGAGCGCGCAGTTCCCGTTCCACTTCTGGCTGCCGCACGCGATGGCCGCCCCCACCCCGGTGTCGGCCTACCTGCACTCGGCCACCATGGTGAAGGCCGGCGTGTTCCTGCTGGCGCGCCTGCATCCGGCGTTGGCCGGCAGCGATCTGTTCTTCTACACGGTCAGCGGCATCGGTGCGATCACCCTGCTGATTGGTGCCTGGAACGCGATCTTCCAGCATGACCTGAAGGGCCTGCTGGCCTATTCGACGATCTCGCACCTGGGCCTGATCACCCTGCTGTTCGGCCTGTCCACGCCGATGGCGGTGGTCGCCGGCGTGTTCCATATCCTCAACCACGCGACCTTCAAGGCGTCGCTGTTCATGGCCGCCGGCATCATCGACCACGAGACCGGTACCCGTGACATGCGCAAGCTCGGTGGCCTGCGCAGGCTGATGCCGTTCACCAGCGCGCTGGCGATCATCGCCTCGCTGGCGATGGCCGGCATTCCGCTGCTCAATGGCTTCCTGTCCAAGGAAATGCTGTTCGCCGAAGCGCTGTCGGCCGGTGGCACTGACACCATGCGTACGGCGGTGTCGATCGCCGCGCTGCT contains these protein-coding regions:
- a CDS encoding phosphoribosylaminoimidazolesuccinocarboxamide synthase, whose amino-acid sequence is MPTTLLQSDLPGLPLRHRGKVRDVFDIPRERLPAGTPPGDYLLMVATDRLSAFDVVLPDPIPGKGEMLCQVSNFWFAKTAHLMPNHLTGIDVASVLPEGVDAALYAKRAVVTRKLKPVPVEAIARGYLIGSGWKDYQRTGKVSGIDLPDGLRQAEQLPEPIFTPSTKAAVGDHDENIDFDAMVKTVGAEMAERVRDATLRIYKFAADYARERGIILADTKFEFGTDADGRLYIMDEMLTPDSSRYWPADEYEVGTSPPSYDKQFVRDYLETLDWGKTAPGPSIPAEIIERTRAKYAEALQRLAGISVD
- a CDS encoding DnaJ domain-containing protein; translated protein: MRWYGKLLGFIAGALLFRPNPLFGAVVGLLIGHAFDSDWFRLNKENPYRELGLTSEATDAEVERAYRKLISQYHPDKLGGAAPELQQQAEQKSRRINAAYDRIKTLRKR
- the rpe gene encoding ribulose-phosphate 3-epimerase, giving the protein MSNCLIAPSILSANFARLGEEVDNVLAAGADWVHFDVMDNHYVPNLTIGPMVCQALRKHGVTAPIDVHLMVEPVDRIIPDFAEAGATYISFHPEASRHVHRTIQLIRSLGCKPGIVLNPATPVDILDWVLDDLDLVLLMSVNPGFGGQAFIPSALDKLRVVRQKIDASGRDIRLEIDGGVKADNIGEIAAAGADTFVAGSAIFNAKTSYQDVIAQMRANVAAARG
- a CDS encoding N-acetyltransferase family protein, yielding MAVLNIRPATVADAGLILRFIRELAIYEKAEHSVQTDEIGIAESLFGADATARALVCEANGEAIGYAVYFYNYSTWLGRKGIYLEDLYVSPEKRGSGAGKALLKYIARQAVAEGCGRFEWSVLDWNTPAIDFYTAAGAKPQDEWTVYRLEGEALHDFANG
- a CDS encoding Mpo1-like protein, with the translated sequence MQTTTQLARPIDRYFASYSDDHRNVVNQRIHVVAVPAILWSVVALLWCVPPLITWFQYGIWSAFAMFSAWCFYNKLSRPLGIGMLIQFFVFGCLCRLLEAEIGLHNLRSLAIGVFVVAWIAQFIGHKFEGRKPSFLTDLTYLLIGPAWVMAKAYRKLDWRY
- a CDS encoding ankyrin repeat domain-containing protein, whose protein sequence is MNEKILLLEGAHARLDVGSIHGKLHCAGHGLEHAMLIDYQNFLLMSRFSPIIRMIMPIHFHKCVQKALLSAACLTLLLISGCAASSSHGADQYFEGKALQLAIATESGDSKAIHRLIGEEGVDPDKTFSREDGIPMAAWPLRAGNLDGLRTLLENGADPNARAYKVVDGRRLGYNNAMVYAAKLDDPRYLQLLLQHGGDPNTRNSAGETLLFQAFIAGNQWENVKLLIENGANINESNRGTADTVLSWYTTRGGFEHAYWLLEHGADPTVLLKSSVGDPDRMLIAEHIFWGITTPDLLPWQKKCQQWLVARDIPRPPMPKGIRDKREAFGFPTKEEDIPLL
- the yegS gene encoding lipid kinase YegS; this translates as MSTPRWRLILNGKSAGNDDLRDAVGHWRDRGVHLEVRVTWEDGDAERYVAEAIDHGVDVIVAAGGDGTLSAVAETLAHRDEPADALPSLALVPMGTANDFATAAGIPVEPQEAFALIAGTTPRPMDLLRVDADGKPWWCANLASGGFGTQVTVETDAGLKKMLGGLAYVITGIAKLGRIEPITARLSGPDFQWEGGFIALGIGNGRQAGGGQQLCPQALIDDGLLDVTVVPELEGEVAATLGQMLTGGKEAALERVATRAQLPWLQIDAPQPLTLNLDGEPVQARRFRIECVAGRVRMHLPDDCVLLSGL